A single region of the Gammaproteobacteria bacterium genome encodes:
- a CDS encoding 5-(carboxyamino)imidazole ribonucleotide synthase, whose translation MILPGATLGMLGGGQLGRMFVVAARTMGYHVIVLDPDPNSPAGQIADEHLHAAYSDEWALQQLAKSCDAITTEFENVPSATLRTLEPLCPVRPAAYAVELTQDRIREKTFLRDAGLPTAPFHSILKVEDIAPAFHDLEGPVVLKRAAFGYDGKGQAICNSLEEVQNAFLSMGKVACVLEKKIKLAIELSVVLARSIEGTVTPYPVAENIHDHGILDVTLVPARIDDNLKTRAYAMAKQISAELEYCGIMAVEFFVTHDDEIMVNEIAPRPHNSGHYTLDACVSSQFEQQVRMMCGLPAADTRLLSPVVMVNLLGEAWGESQPEWQLLLQHNNIKLHLYGKQEARPGRKMGHFTVIDEELTKAKALAEQLKQRLQPPLPLGSESG comes from the coding sequence ATGATTCTTCCAGGTGCAACACTCGGTATGCTTGGCGGTGGCCAACTGGGACGCATGTTTGTCGTTGCCGCGCGCACCATGGGTTATCACGTCATCGTGCTCGACCCCGACCCCAACAGCCCCGCTGGGCAAATTGCCGATGAACATCTGCACGCCGCCTACAGCGACGAATGGGCACTGCAACAACTGGCCAAGTCCTGCGATGCCATCACCACCGAATTTGAAAATGTGCCTTCGGCCACTCTGCGCACGCTGGAGCCGCTCTGTCCTGTGCGCCCCGCAGCTTACGCCGTAGAGCTGACCCAAGATCGAATTCGAGAAAAAACCTTTCTGCGCGATGCCGGACTGCCGACAGCACCCTTTCACAGTATCTTAAAAGTTGAAGACATTGCCCCTGCTTTTCATGACCTAGAAGGCCCCGTGGTCTTAAAACGCGCTGCGTTTGGTTACGACGGCAAAGGGCAAGCGATCTGCAACAGCCTTGAAGAGGTGCAAAATGCCTTCCTCTCAATGGGTAAAGTTGCCTGTGTATTAGAGAAAAAAATTAAGCTGGCCATCGAACTGTCGGTGGTGTTAGCCCGCAGTATTGAGGGCACGGTAACCCCCTACCCTGTTGCGGAAAACATCCACGACCATGGAATTCTCGATGTCACTCTGGTACCCGCTCGTATTGATGACAACCTAAAAACACGCGCTTACGCGATGGCAAAGCAGATCTCAGCCGAGCTGGAATATTGCGGCATTATGGCAGTGGAGTTTTTTGTCACCCACGACGATGAAATCATGGTGAATGAAATTGCACCTCGCCCACACAACAGCGGCCACTACACCCTTGATGCCTGTGTCAGTTCCCAATTTGAGCAGCAAGTGCGCATGATGTGCGGACTGCCCGCCGCTGACACTCGCCTATTAAGTCCGGTGGTGATGGTCAATCTATTGGGTGAAGCGTGGGGAGAGAGTCAACCAGAGTGGCAGCTGCTGCTGCAACACAACAACATCAAGCTGCATCTGTACGGCAAACAAGAGGCGCGCCCTGGGCGAAAAATGGGTCACTTCACCGTCATAGATGAAGAGCTAACAAAGGCCAAAGCCTTAGCAGAACAACTTAAACAACGCCTCCAGCCACCTCTACCTCTTGGTTCCGAGTCTGGGTAG
- the purE gene encoding 5-(carboxyamino)imidazole ribonucleotide mutase, which yields MSNPIVGVVMGSNSDWPVMQHAVEQLEAFGIPYEAKVVSAHRTPDLLFDYAQSARQRGLKCIIAGAGGAAHLPGMLAAKTTLPILGVPVNSRYLKGQDSLLSIVQMPKGIPVATFAIGEAGAANAALYAVSLLANNDPQLEAALDDFREQQKQAVFAMELPPKS from the coding sequence ATGTCAAACCCCATCGTTGGCGTTGTTATGGGCAGTAACAGCGACTGGCCCGTTATGCAGCACGCCGTGGAACAGCTGGAAGCGTTTGGTATTCCTTATGAAGCCAAAGTAGTCTCCGCTCACCGCACCCCTGATCTTCTCTTCGATTATGCTCAGAGCGCTCGCCAACGCGGCCTCAAGTGCATTATTGCCGGAGCCGGTGGCGCGGCGCATCTGCCGGGCATGTTGGCGGCCAAAACCACCCTGCCCATTTTAGGTGTTCCGGTTAATTCTCGTTACCTCAAAGGTCAAGACTCGCTGCTCTCCATTGTGCAAATGCCCAAAGGCATCCCTGTGGCCACCTTTGCCATCGGTGAAGCGGGGGCGGCCAACGCCGCTCTCTACGCCGTCAGTCTGCTGGCCAATAACGATCCTCAATTGGAAGCCGCCCTCGACGACTTCCGTGAACAGCAAAAACAGGCCGTTTTTGCGATGGAGCTGCCCCCAAAATCATGA
- a CDS encoding ChuX/HutX family heme-like substrate-binding protein produces MNYYNDEGAKLSSSTRPFSNKIKTSPALRWLEHTRIPSRRVEQLNTSRGPIALPLQNDWQALLNQLYTLATVSVITRNPHATIEQKTDFQAIRFEQQRATLHHNNLSLQFCFGDWQSGFAISESTPQGISHGFRFYDKNGNETHQINLTSESNFAAYEAIKITFADHNAPLTNVASPIEQARATDEQDRHTLCQDWLKLQTPLELDQTLQQLGLQRLQAFQLAGADFAYPVDIAEIGSLLHVVNDADLHLCLGVRNPGALQIHCGHIEVIQETDEGHLLRNNHFKMNLNLNKAHSAWVVRTPHPKGETIALELYGNSEQHIALIYADPSQPKAHHWQQLMAHLTPLKNG; encoded by the coding sequence ATGAACTACTACAACGACGAGGGAGCCAAGCTCTCCAGCAGCACCAGACCCTTTTCAAATAAAATCAAAACATCACCGGCATTGCGCTGGTTGGAGCACACCCGAATTCCCTCTCGACGTGTTGAACAACTCAATACGTCACGAGGTCCAATCGCTTTGCCACTGCAAAACGATTGGCAAGCGCTACTGAATCAACTCTACACCCTAGCTACGGTAAGTGTGATCACACGCAATCCGCACGCGACCATCGAGCAAAAAACCGACTTTCAGGCAATCCGTTTTGAGCAGCAGCGCGCAACCCTACACCACAACAATCTCAGTCTGCAATTCTGTTTTGGTGATTGGCAAAGCGGCTTTGCCATCAGTGAAAGCACGCCGCAAGGCATCAGCCACGGCTTTCGTTTTTACGATAAAAATGGCAATGAAACCCACCAGATCAATCTTACCTCAGAGAGTAATTTTGCCGCTTACGAAGCCATTAAGATCACCTTCGCCGATCACAACGCCCCCTTAACCAACGTTGCCAGCCCCATTGAACAAGCGCGTGCTACCGACGAACAAGATCGACACACACTCTGTCAAGATTGGCTCAAGCTGCAAACCCCTCTGGAGCTGGATCAAACCCTTCAGCAGCTGGGACTGCAACGCCTACAAGCCTTTCAATTGGCCGGAGCCGACTTTGCCTACCCAGTGGACATTGCCGAAATTGGCAGCCTCCTGCATGTGGTCAATGATGCCGATTTGCACCTCTGCCTTGGGGTGCGTAACCCTGGTGCGCTACAGATTCACTGCGGCCACATTGAAGTGATTCAAGAGACCGATGAAGGCCACCTGCTGCGCAACAACCACTTTAAAATGAATCTCAACCTAAATAAGGCTCATTCCGCCTGGGTGGTACGAACCCCTCACCCCAAAGGTGAAACGATTGCTTTAGAGTTGTACGGCAACAGTGAACAGCACATTGCGCTAATTTATGCCGACCCCTCCCAACCCAAAGCTCACCATTGGCAACAACTGATGGCGCACCTCACCCCGCTGAAAAACGGCTGA
- a CDS encoding phosphoribosylaminoimidazolesuccinocarboxamide synthase, translating to MLNSVFETQIASLPLLHRGKVRDIYEIDAQRMLIITTDRISAFDVIMPTPVAGKGVLLTQISNFWFQRSADLIPNQLLELDLESLLPDPAERAQAEGRAIIVKRLRALPIEAIVRGYLIGSGWKDYQCNGAVCGLKLPEGLQLSDQLPESIYTPSTKAAVGAHDQNVDFEHTVALLGAKRAEEVREVSLKLYRMAATYAAERGIIIADTKFEFGLDEEDNLVLIDEVLTPDSSRFWPADQYQVGISPPSFDKQFLRDYLETLDWNKEAPGPALPAEVVVQTTEKYAEVVRRLMA from the coding sequence ATGTTAAACAGCGTATTTGAGACGCAAATTGCCAGTTTGCCACTTCTCCATCGCGGCAAAGTCCGCGATATTTATGAGATCGACGCTCAACGAATGTTGATCATCACCACAGACAGAATCTCGGCGTTTGATGTCATTATGCCGACGCCCGTTGCTGGCAAAGGCGTGTTATTGACGCAGATCTCAAATTTTTGGTTTCAACGCAGTGCTGATTTGATTCCGAATCAGCTCTTAGAGCTGGATCTGGAATCGTTGCTGCCTGATCCTGCTGAGCGTGCTCAGGCGGAGGGGCGGGCTATTATTGTCAAACGCTTACGGGCTTTGCCGATTGAAGCGATTGTGCGCGGCTACCTAATCGGTTCCGGTTGGAAAGATTATCAGTGTAACGGTGCCGTTTGTGGCTTGAAACTGCCTGAGGGGTTGCAATTATCTGACCAACTTCCTGAATCTATTTATACCCCGTCCACCAAAGCGGCGGTGGGCGCGCATGATCAGAACGTTGATTTTGAGCATACGGTGGCTTTATTGGGTGCAAAACGAGCCGAGGAAGTACGTGAGGTGAGCTTAAAGCTTTATCGTATGGCGGCAACGTACGCCGCTGAGCGGGGCATTATTATTGCAGACACCAAATTTGAATTTGGCTTGGACGAAGAGGATAACTTGGTGCTGATTGATGAGGTTTTGACCCCCGATTCATCGCGTTTTTGGCCAGCAGATCAGTACCAAGTGGGGATCAGTCCACCAAGTTTTGACAAACAATTTTTGCGCGATTATTTAGAAACTCTGGATTGGAACAAAGAAGCGCCCGGCCCTGCACTGCCCGCAGAGGTGGTGGTGCAGACCACAGAGAAATACGCCGAAGTGGTACGACGGTTGATGGCTTAG
- the bioD gene encoding dethiobiotin synthase, with protein MKGLFITGTDTGVGKTYLGVQIAQTLFQLGEPIRPRKPLESGCLATVDGLLPADGHAYWQAIERCESLAVITPHRFEEKVSPARAARLNRLSLSLGELKKACLQDVMADDFLLLEGAGGFYSPLLDGVLNADLAQAMALPVLLVAEDRLGCINQVLLSLEAIERRGLVLAGVVLNRFQGAAGSHPDLDNEQDLRRLGVDVHPLAENEGISLELLSGLLRLNQAADDAADKFDRNEGQK; from the coding sequence ATGAAAGGTCTGTTTATTACCGGCACAGATACGGGGGTCGGGAAAACCTATCTGGGGGTGCAGATTGCGCAGACGCTGTTTCAACTGGGAGAGCCGATTCGGCCACGAAAACCGTTGGAGTCCGGTTGTCTTGCTACTGTTGATGGTTTGTTGCCTGCCGATGGTCACGCGTATTGGCAGGCCATTGAGAGGTGTGAGTCGCTGGCTGTGATCACTCCACATCGCTTTGAAGAGAAGGTCTCTCCGGCGCGTGCGGCGCGTTTAAACCGGCTTTCTTTGAGCTTGGGCGAGTTGAAAAAGGCGTGTTTACAGGATGTTATGGCAGATGATTTCTTATTGCTGGAAGGCGCGGGTGGGTTTTATTCACCTCTGTTAGACGGTGTGTTGAATGCGGATTTAGCGCAAGCGATGGCGTTGCCCGTATTGCTGGTGGCGGAGGATCGTTTGGGCTGCATCAATCAGGTGTTGTTGTCATTGGAGGCGATTGAACGCCGTGGTTTGGTTTTGGCTGGGGTGGTGTTGAATCGTTTTCAGGGAGCCGCTGGGTCTCATCCTGATCTGGATAACGAGCAGGATTTGCGCAGGCTGGGGGTGGACGTTCACCCGCTGGCTGAAAACGAAGGCATTAGTTTGGAGTTGCTCAGTGGCCTGTTGAGGTTAAATCAGGCTGCTGATGATGCTGCTGATAAATTTGATCGTAACGAGGGTCAGAAGTAG
- a CDS encoding dicarboxylate/amino acid:cation symporter — MSKSSNSSLTKQIMIAMIVGAFLGIVLNQVAPPGEESLINSWLVGGLLTVMGAIFVSALKMMVVPLVFVSLVGGVTNLGDLSALGRIGGKALLFYLLTTAIAVTIALTLAVSSGVGEGFEKSSEASFAAKEAPSLSQVIIDMVPSNPFAALAEGNMLQIIVFAMLFGIAITLSGERGKHVLNLFKDLDVVIMKMVDIVMKLAPIGVFCLIAKTFATQGMDIILPLAQYFLMVVLALLLHAVGTFGFMLKVVAGLNPLRFFTKMRATQLFAFSTASSSATIPVTLKTVEHQLGVKNSVASFTVPLGATINMDGTAIMQGVATVFIANVYGVDLGMSEYLMVVVTATLASIGTAGVPGVGLIMLAMVLGQVGLPIEGIALIIGVDRLLDMMRTAVNVTGDATAACLIAKSEGALDQARFDDPAPAQKTEGV; from the coding sequence ATGTCAAAATCCTCAAACAGCAGTTTAACCAAACAGATCATGATCGCCATGATCGTCGGTGCCTTTTTGGGCATCGTTTTGAATCAGGTGGCTCCGCCTGGTGAGGAGAGCCTGATTAACAGTTGGTTGGTGGGTGGACTACTGACGGTAATGGGGGCGATTTTTGTCTCAGCGTTGAAAATGATGGTGGTGCCGTTGGTGTTTGTTTCTTTGGTGGGCGGGGTGACCAATTTGGGTGATCTTTCAGCTTTGGGACGCATCGGCGGCAAAGCGCTGCTGTTTTATCTTTTGACCACCGCGATTGCCGTTACCATCGCCTTGACCTTGGCGGTCTCCAGTGGTGTGGGGGAAGGCTTTGAGAAGAGCAGCGAGGCGAGTTTTGCTGCTAAAGAAGCGCCTTCATTGAGTCAGGTGATCATCGACATGGTACCGAGCAACCCCTTTGCGGCTCTGGCTGAAGGTAATATGTTGCAGATCATCGTTTTTGCCATGTTGTTTGGCATTGCGATTACCCTTTCTGGTGAGCGCGGCAAACACGTTTTGAACCTGTTTAAAGACCTTGATGTGGTGATTATGAAGATGGTGGACATCGTCATGAAGTTAGCTCCCATCGGGGTCTTCTGCTTGATTGCCAAAACCTTTGCTACTCAGGGGATGGACATTATTTTGCCACTGGCGCAGTACTTCTTGATGGTGGTGCTGGCGCTGCTGCTGCACGCCGTGGGTACCTTTGGTTTTATGTTGAAAGTGGTGGCGGGTCTGAATCCGCTGCGCTTTTTTACCAAAATGCGCGCTACTCAGTTGTTTGCTTTTAGTACTGCCAGCAGCAGTGCGACCATTCCCGTGACCTTGAAAACCGTTGAACATCAGTTGGGTGTGAAAAACTCGGTGGCGTCGTTCACGGTGCCGCTGGGCGCAACCATCAATATGGACGGCACGGCGATTATGCAAGGGGTGGCGACGGTCTTTATCGCCAATGTCTACGGCGTGGATCTGGGCATGTCGGAGTATTTGATGGTGGTGGTGACGGCAACGTTGGCTTCCATTGGTACCGCTGGAGTGCCGGGTGTGGGGTTGATTATGTTGGCGATGGTGTTGGGTCAGGTGGGGCTGCCCATTGAGGGCATTGCTTTGATCATCGGGGTGGATCGTTTGCTGGACATGATGCGTACGGCGGTCAATGTCACTGGGGATGCTACGGCTGCTTGTCTGATTGCCAAGAGCGAGGGAGCGTTGGATCAGGCGCGTTTTGATGATCCAGCGCCCGCGCAGAAAACCGAAGGGGTTTAG
- a CDS encoding branched-chain amino acid transaminase has product MSMSDRDGWIWLDGELVPWREAKVHVLTHTLHYGMGVFEGVRAYQTDGGAAIFRLEEHTKRLFNSAKILQMPMPFDTQTISEAQKMVVRENNLSSAYLRPMCFYGSEGMGLRADNLNVHCMIAAWEWGSYLGADNMERGIRIKTSSYTRHHVNITMCKAKANGNYMNSMMALREAMNDGYDEAMLLDNEGYVAEGSGENIFIIRDGTIYTPDLTSALDGITRNTIMHLAKEINVPIIEKRITRDEVYIADEAFFTGTAAEVTPIREVDNRTIGNGGRGPITEKLQTMYFDQVHGRREQYPEWLSLVK; this is encoded by the coding sequence ATGTCGATGTCGGACCGCGATGGTTGGATTTGGTTGGATGGTGAATTGGTGCCGTGGCGTGAGGCGAAAGTCCACGTTTTAACTCATACTCTGCATTATGGCATGGGTGTTTTTGAGGGCGTCAGGGCGTATCAAACCGATGGTGGTGCGGCGATTTTCCGTCTTGAAGAGCACACCAAGCGCCTCTTCAATTCGGCGAAAATTTTGCAAATGCCGATGCCTTTTGATACACAAACCATCAGCGAAGCGCAGAAAATGGTGGTGCGGGAAAACAATCTCTCCTCTGCGTATTTACGCCCGATGTGTTTTTATGGTTCCGAAGGCATGGGGTTGCGTGCAGACAACCTTAATGTCCACTGCATGATTGCGGCATGGGAGTGGGGTTCATATCTCGGTGCGGATAATATGGAGCGCGGCATTCGCATCAAGACCTCTTCTTATACCCGTCACCACGTCAACATCACCATGTGCAAAGCCAAAGCGAATGGCAATTACATGAATTCGATGATGGCGCTGCGAGAGGCGATGAACGACGGCTACGACGAAGCGATGCTACTGGATAATGAAGGTTATGTGGCGGAAGGCAGCGGTGAAAATATTTTTATTATCCGTGATGGCACCATTTACACGCCTGATTTGACCTCGGCTCTGGATGGTATTACTCGCAATACCATCATGCATCTGGCTAAAGAAATTAATGTGCCGATCATTGAAAAACGCATCACCCGTGACGAGGTTTACATTGCCGATGAAGCGTTTTTTACCGGTACTGCTGCGGAAGTGACGCCGATTCGGGAAGTGGACAATCGTACGATTGGTAACGGTGGTCGTGGTCCGATTACAGAAAAATTGCAGACGATGTATTTTGATCAGGTTCACGGTCGTCGTGAGCAGTATCCCGAGTGGTTGAGCTTGGTTAAATAA
- a CDS encoding zinc-finger domain-containing protein produces MPKANSSAQTDLKTPNAENRYEVTQVDLPLRCPLPGSSLWDSHPRVFVPLNDEGEGKCPYCGAEYHLQD; encoded by the coding sequence ATGCCTAAAGCCAACAGCAGCGCCCAAACCGATCTGAAAACCCCCAATGCAGAGAACCGTTACGAAGTGACGCAGGTGGACTTGCCACTGCGTTGCCCGTTGCCTGGTAGCAGTTTGTGGGACTCACACCCACGGGTGTTTGTGCCGTTGAACGATGAGGGTGAGGGTAAATGCCCCTATTGTGGGGCTGAGTATCATTTGCAAGATTGA
- a CDS encoding CDP-glycerol glycerophosphotransferase family protein — protein MSTKNDLRSVCFDAQQPYYLDQFLPVYRELERRNITCEILFHADQHNIKHIRRLIRKESVQAQIVYSHQQAISYHHINRPTWILFGDECEYLNKLPKPRRTCKTAQIYHAIGVKNDIYKPQLMEMSIRFVEGPYYARELRKRYPDKRTLTVGYPKLDPLFSPDTDLPYVNLEELGLKHDRKTLLYAPTFEPNSISQMPEEWPDDYADYNLIIKPHPLTCSEEKYRSDRNRIAEWAEFENVYVIPPSESSVLPYMAATDLLIADASSTLFEFAAQDQPSIWLDFFDLHWSYRGPLNYRLQKTLDHKIFQYANMCPHADDYNALKKMVEQQLAMPDEYTRRRNGYSRELLGKTDGKVSERIADFLFPETKGMSMAALPSPGMGSASSYGY, from the coding sequence ATGAGCACAAAAAATGATTTACGGTCTGTCTGCTTCGATGCACAGCAGCCCTATTACCTCGACCAATTCCTGCCGGTTTACCGTGAATTGGAGCGCCGCAACATCACCTGTGAAATCCTCTTTCACGCAGATCAACACAACATCAAGCACATTCGTCGGCTGATTCGCAAGGAGAGCGTACAAGCTCAAATCGTCTACTCACACCAACAAGCGATTTCCTATCATCACATCAATCGTCCCACTTGGATTCTGTTTGGTGATGAGTGCGAATACCTAAACAAACTGCCAAAACCACGTCGCACCTGCAAAACAGCACAGATTTACCATGCTATTGGGGTAAAAAATGACATCTATAAACCCCAACTGATGGAAATGAGCATTCGTTTTGTAGAAGGTCCCTATTACGCTCGTGAACTGCGTAAACGTTATCCAGATAAACGCACATTGACCGTCGGTTACCCCAAGTTAGACCCTTTATTCTCACCTGACACCGATCTGCCCTACGTCAATCTCGAAGAATTAGGGCTAAAACACGACCGTAAAACGCTTCTTTATGCCCCTACATTTGAACCCAATTCCATCAGCCAAATGCCGGAAGAGTGGCCTGATGACTACGCCGATTACAACCTCATTATCAAGCCGCACCCGCTCACCTGCAGCGAAGAAAAATACCGCAGCGATCGCAATAGAATTGCTGAGTGGGCCGAGTTTGAAAACGTCTATGTCATACCGCCATCGGAATCTTCCGTTCTGCCCTACATGGCAGCCACAGATCTGTTGATTGCGGATGCCTCATCGACCTTGTTCGAATTCGCCGCCCAAGACCAACCCAGTATCTGGCTGGATTTTTTTGATCTGCACTGGAGCTATCGAGGCCCACTGAACTATCGGTTGCAAAAAACCTTGGATCACAAAATTTTCCAATACGCCAATATGTGTCCACACGCAGATGATTACAACGCGCTGAAAAAAATGGTAGAGCAGCAACTCGCCATGCCTGACGAATACACTCGTAGACGCAACGGCTACAGCCGCGAACTGCTGGGAAAAACCGACGGCAAAGTCTCTGAACGCATTGCCGACTTTCTCTTTCCAGAGACCAAAGGCATGTCTATGGCGGCGCTTCCCAGCCCAGGCATGGGCAGTGCAAGCAGCTACGGTTATTAG
- the hldE gene encoding bifunctional D-glycero-beta-D-manno-heptose-7-phosphate kinase/D-glycero-beta-D-manno-heptose 1-phosphate adenylyltransferase HldE codes for MPLSDALFSSHRVLVVGDVMLDRYWSGSTDRISPEAPVPVVKISECKNRPGGAANVALNVVALGCQVSLLGLIGDDEQGEALKLSLLSSGLHDELLIEAGAMTISKLRVMSRHQQLIRLDQEDGFKTVDHQRLLRRFQALLPQANLVVLSDYAKGTLDSISSQLIAACQAADVPVLVDPKGGDFSCYAGATLITPNLSEFEAIVGSCKNELELMARADTLMQELSLEALLVTRSEAGMSLFHRGLAPQHLPAEVHEVYDVTGAGDTVIAVLAASLACGFSMADGATLANRAAGLVVAKLGASSVSLAEMRAAFALESAGISRGVVGQEALLLRVAEAKHLGESVVMTNGCFDILHAGHVQYLQQAKALGDRLIVAVNDDASVAALKGAERPLNPLAERMALLAALTCVDWVVAFSGETPEELICAVLPHILVKGGDYRPEQIAGYDCVMQSGGDVRVLAFKNGCSTSSLVEKIRRS; via the coding sequence ATGCCGCTTTCTGATGCACTCTTTTCCAGTCATCGCGTGTTGGTGGTGGGTGATGTGATGTTGGATCGTTATTGGTCGGGCAGTACGGATCGAATCTCTCCTGAGGCACCGGTTCCGGTGGTGAAGATCAGTGAATGCAAGAATCGTCCCGGTGGTGCAGCGAATGTGGCTCTGAATGTGGTTGCTCTGGGTTGTCAAGTGAGTCTATTGGGTTTGATTGGTGATGATGAGCAGGGTGAGGCTTTAAAATTATCTCTGTTGTCGTCGGGTCTGCACGATGAGCTGTTGATTGAAGCCGGTGCCATGACCATCAGCAAGTTACGGGTGATGAGCCGTCATCAGCAGTTGATTCGCCTAGATCAAGAGGACGGTTTTAAGACGGTGGATCATCAGCGTCTGCTGCGCCGCTTTCAGGCCCTGTTGCCTCAGGCGAATCTGGTTGTTCTTTCCGATTACGCCAAAGGTACTCTTGATTCCATTTCGAGCCAATTGATTGCTGCGTGTCAAGCAGCAGACGTGCCGGTTTTGGTAGACCCCAAGGGGGGGGATTTCAGTTGTTATGCTGGTGCGACGTTGATCACCCCCAATTTGTCAGAGTTTGAGGCCATCGTGGGTTCTTGTAAGAATGAATTGGAACTGATGGCGCGGGCGGACACCCTGATGCAGGAGCTCTCGTTGGAGGCGCTGTTGGTGACACGCAGTGAAGCGGGTATGAGTCTTTTTCATCGTGGTTTAGCACCCCAGCATCTGCCAGCCGAGGTGCATGAAGTGTACGATGTAACGGGAGCTGGAGATACGGTAATTGCAGTCTTGGCAGCCAGTTTGGCGTGCGGTTTTTCTATGGCGGATGGGGCTACCTTGGCCAATCGAGCGGCGGGTTTGGTAGTGGCGAAATTGGGTGCTTCCAGTGTCAGTTTAGCTGAGATGCGTGCCGCCTTTGCGCTGGAGTCTGCTGGGATTTCCCGTGGTGTGGTGGGGCAGGAGGCGCTGCTGTTGCGGGTGGCGGAGGCTAAACATCTGGGTGAATCGGTGGTGATGACCAATGGCTGTTTTGATATTTTGCACGCAGGGCATGTGCAGTACCTGCAACAGGCCAAAGCGTTGGGAGATCGTCTGATCGTGGCGGTTAATGATGACGCTTCGGTGGCGGCTCTAAAAGGCGCTGAACGGCCTCTGAATCCACTGGCCGAACGGATGGCGTTGTTGGCCGCGCTGACGTGTGTCGATTGGGTGGTGGCCTTTTCAGGTGAAACGCCTGAGGAACTGATTTGCGCGGTGTTGCCGCACATTTTGGTCAAGGGCGGTGACTATCGTCCTGAGCAGATTGCCGGTTACGACTGTGTGATGCAGAGCGGCGGTGATGTGCGGGTGTTGGCGTTTAAAAATGGCTGTTCAACCAGTTCCTTAGTAGAAAAAATTCGCCGTTCTTAA
- a CDS encoding glycosyltransferase family 9 protein — protein MPLIFATPPRSICLLRLSALGDVSHVLPVILQLQQQWPNTKISWIIGSLEAEMIDGLTNIELIIYNKKSGKAGRKQLKRQLTERNFDLLLMMQVALRASLISRWIKAPLKLGFDRSRARDFQWLFSNRKIAAQPQQHVLEGFFGFLTTLGIPPQPPQWHLPLPTEAIEFAQQRLPENQPILVINACSSNRSRNFRNWSADRYVEVAQHAHQHGMAVVLSGSPHPIEIKMAAAIQNNSSVPIINLVGKTRIKQLLAVLARASVVISPDTGPAHMANALGTPVIGLYASSNPKRTGPYNALPWCVNRYPDALKKYLNKTESEVRWGQRVRHPEAMLLIQVKEVTEKLDALLAWQAQT, from the coding sequence ATGCCTCTCATTTTTGCTACTCCTCCCCGCTCCATCTGCCTATTACGCCTCTCGGCTCTTGGTGATGTTAGCCACGTTCTACCCGTGATACTGCAACTGCAACAGCAGTGGCCTAACACAAAAATCAGTTGGATTATTGGCTCACTGGAAGCGGAGATGATCGACGGTCTGACCAATATTGAGCTGATTATTTACAACAAAAAATCCGGCAAAGCCGGTCGGAAACAGCTCAAACGTCAACTGACAGAACGCAACTTTGATCTGCTGCTGATGATGCAAGTAGCTCTGCGCGCCAGTCTGATCTCACGCTGGATCAAAGCGCCTCTCAAGCTCGGTTTTGATCGCAGCAGAGCGCGGGATTTTCAGTGGCTGTTTAGCAATCGAAAAATTGCCGCCCAACCACAACAACACGTCTTAGAAGGCTTTTTCGGCTTTTTAACGACGCTGGGCATTCCACCACAACCACCACAATGGCACCTACCGTTGCCTACAGAAGCCATCGAATTTGCTCAGCAACGGCTGCCAGAAAATCAACCCATTCTGGTCATCAACGCCTGTAGCAGCAACCGCTCACGCAATTTTCGCAACTGGTCAGCCGACCGCTACGTAGAGGTCGCGCAACACGCCCACCAGCACGGCATGGCAGTGGTCTTAAGCGGCAGTCCGCACCCCATCGAGATCAAGATGGCAGCGGCGATTCAAAACAACAGCAGCGTACCGATCATCAATCTGGTCGGTAAAACCCGCATCAAACAACTGCTGGCGGTTTTAGCCCGCGCCAGCGTGGTGATCTCGCCCGACACCGGTCCCGCCCACATGGCCAACGCCTTGGGTACTCCCGTAATTGGGCTGTATGCCAGCTCCAACCCCAAGCGCACCGGCCCTTACAACGCCTTGCCCTGGTGCGTTAATCGCTACCCCGATGCTCTGAAAAAGTACCTCAACAAAACAGAGTCAGAGGTGCGCTGGGGACAACGGGTGCGTCACCCCGAAGCCATGCTCTTAATCCAAGTCAAAGAGGTCACAGAAAAACTCGATGCGCTGCTGGCTTGGCAAGCCCAAACTTAA